A single genomic interval of Croceibacter atlanticus HTCC2559 harbors:
- a CDS encoding aconitate hydratase, whose translation MAFDIDMIKKVYDQMTERVDKAREVVGKPLTLSEKILYSHLWDGNATQAFTRSKDYVDFAPDRIACQDATAQMALLQFMQAGKPNVAVPTTVHCDHLIQAKQGAKADLKRANETSNEVFDFLESVSKKYGIGFWKPGAGIIHQVVLENYAFPGGMMIGTDSHTVNAGGLGMVAIGVGGADAVDVMAGMPWELKFPKLIGVKLTGKLNGWTAAKDVILKVAGILTVKGGTGAIIEYFGPGAKSMSCTGKGTICNMGAEVGATTSTFGYDESMERFLRATDRSDVADAANAVKDYLTADPEVYETPEDYFDEVIEINLDELRPHLNGPFTPDLATPVSEMKDKAKKNDWPIKVDWGLIGSCTNSSYEDLTRAASIAKQAVDKKIVAKSDFGINPGSEQIRYTAERDGILKIFEDLNATIFTNACGPCIGQWDRSDLKGDEKNTIVHSFNRNFSKRADGNPNTHAFVGSPEMVAAIAISGRLDFDPLNDTLLNEDGEEVKLDVPSGIELPPKGFDVEDAGYVEPVSDGSDVDVKVAEDSERLQLLTPFEPWDGKNLTDAKLLIKAFGKCTTDHISMAGPWLRYRGHLDNISNNCLIGAVNAYNKQTNFVKDQLTGEYDAVPKVQRHYKEKGIPTVVVGDHNYGEGSSREHAAMEPRHLGVKVVLVKSFARIHETNLKKQGMLGITFANEADYDLIQEDDTFNFIDLEDFAPDKQLTIEIVHEDGSKDTIKANHTYNLPQIEWYKEGSALNLIKKQNRS comes from the coding sequence ATGGCATTCGATATTGACATGATAAAAAAGGTCTATGACCAAATGACGGAACGTGTAGATAAAGCACGTGAGGTTGTTGGTAAGCCCTTAACACTTTCAGAAAAAATACTTTACAGTCACCTTTGGGACGGTAATGCAACTCAAGCATTTACTAGATCTAAAGATTATGTAGACTTTGCACCAGACCGTATAGCTTGTCAAGATGCTACAGCGCAAATGGCGCTTTTGCAATTCATGCAAGCTGGAAAACCTAATGTGGCAGTGCCTACTACAGTACATTGTGATCACCTTATACAGGCAAAGCAAGGAGCTAAAGCAGATTTAAAACGAGCTAACGAAACAAGTAATGAGGTTTTTGATTTTCTTGAATCTGTATCTAAAAAATATGGTATTGGCTTCTGGAAACCAGGTGCAGGTATTATTCACCAAGTAGTATTAGAAAATTATGCATTTCCTGGAGGAATGATGATTGGTACAGACTCTCACACAGTTAACGCTGGTGGTTTAGGAATGGTAGCTATTGGTGTTGGTGGTGCAGATGCTGTCGATGTTATGGCTGGTATGCCTTGGGAACTTAAGTTTCCAAAACTTATAGGTGTAAAGCTAACCGGGAAACTTAATGGTTGGACAGCTGCTAAAGATGTTATCTTAAAGGTTGCTGGTATTCTTACCGTAAAAGGAGGAACAGGCGCAATTATTGAATACTTTGGGCCAGGCGCAAAATCTATGAGCTGTACTGGTAAAGGAACTATTTGTAATATGGGTGCAGAAGTTGGTGCAACAACATCAACATTTGGTTATGACGAATCTATGGAGCGTTTCCTTAGAGCGACAGACAGAAGTGATGTGGCAGATGCTGCTAACGCTGTTAAAGATTACCTTACTGCAGATCCTGAAGTTTATGAAACTCCAGAAGATTATTTTGATGAGGTAATCGAAATAAATCTTGACGAGTTACGTCCTCACCTAAACGGACCTTTTACTCCAGATTTAGCGACACCTGTTTCAGAAATGAAAGACAAGGCTAAAAAGAACGACTGGCCAATTAAAGTAGATTGGGGTCTTATAGGATCTTGTACAAACTCATCTTATGAAGATTTAACTAGAGCTGCATCTATAGCTAAACAAGCTGTAGATAAGAAGATAGTAGCAAAGTCTGACTTTGGTATTAATCCAGGTTCAGAGCAAATACGTTACACAGCAGAGCGTGATGGTATTCTTAAGATATTTGAAGACCTTAATGCAACAATCTTTACAAATGCCTGTGGACCTTGTATTGGGCAATGGGATCGTAGTGATTTAAAAGGCGATGAAAAGAATACTATAGTGCACTCTTTTAATAGAAACTTCTCTAAAAGAGCAGATGGTAACCCTAATACACATGCCTTTGTAGGATCTCCAGAAATGGTGGCTGCAATTGCAATCTCAGGACGTTTAGATTTTGATCCACTTAACGATACGCTTCTAAATGAAGATGGTGAAGAGGTAAAATTAGATGTACCTAGCGGTATAGAACTGCCTCCAAAAGGTTTTGATGTAGAAGATGCAGGTTATGTAGAGCCAGTTTCAGATGGTAGCGATGTAGATGTAAAAGTTGCTGAAGATAGTGAGCGTTTACAACTATTAACACCTTTTGAGCCTTGGGATGGTAAAAACTTAACAGACGCTAAATTGCTAATTAAAGCATTTGGAAAATGTACTACAGACCATATTAGTATGGCTGGTCCTTGGTTACGTTATAGAGGTCACTTAGATAATATTTCTAATAACTGCCTTATCGGAGCTGTAAATGCTTACAACAAGCAAACAAACTTTGTGAAAGACCAATTAACCGGAGAGTATGATGCCGTGCCTAAAGTACAGCGTCATTACAAGGAAAAGGGTATACCAACAGTTGTTGTAGGAGATCATAACTATGGTGAAGGTTCTTCTAGAGAGCACGCTGCAATGGAGCCAAGACACCTTGGTGTGAAAGTAGTATTGGTAAAATCTTTTGCAAGAATTCATGAAACAAACCTTAAGAAACAAGGTATGTTAGGAATCACTTTTGCAAATGAAGCTGACTATGATTTAATACAAGAAGATGATACGTTCAACTTTATAGATTTAGAAGATTTTGCACCAGATAAGCAATTAACTATCGAGATAGTTCACGAAGATGGTAGCAAGGATACAATTAAAGCAAATCACACTTACAACCTTCCACAAATTGAATGGTATAAAGAAGGATCTGCATTAAATCTTATAAAAAAACAGAACAGGTCTTAA
- a CDS encoding AAA family ATPase: MSDVSAVKHLVEKHTQLKKEIAKVIVGQEQVIEEILISIFSGGHALLVGVPGLAKTLMVNTISQALGLDFKRIQFTPDLMPSDILGSEILDKNREFKFLKGPVFSNIILADEINRTPPKTQAALLEAMQERSVTVAGTNYPLSLPYFVLATQNPIEQEGTYPLPEAQLDRFMFSINLDYPSFQEEVDVVKATTGDHKATVNPLFTAQEIIDFQQLIRRIPVADNVIEYAVKIVGKTRPKSSEASNLVQEFVDWGAGPRASQNLILAAKTHAATRGKYSPDIEDVQAVATGILRHRMIRNYKAEAEGISIEQIIKDLF, translated from the coding sequence ATGTCAGACGTTTCAGCTGTTAAACACCTCGTTGAAAAACATACCCAACTAAAAAAAGAAATAGCAAAAGTTATTGTTGGTCAAGAACAAGTCATCGAGGAAATATTAATTTCTATATTTTCTGGAGGGCACGCGCTTCTTGTTGGTGTTCCAGGTTTAGCTAAAACGTTAATGGTAAATACCATTTCTCAAGCCCTTGGTTTAGATTTTAAGCGTATTCAGTTTACGCCAGACCTTATGCCAAGTGATATTTTAGGATCTGAAATTTTAGATAAAAACAGAGAATTTAAGTTTTTAAAAGGACCAGTATTCTCTAATATCATACTTGCAGATGAAATTAACAGAACGCCTCCTAAAACACAAGCAGCACTTTTGGAAGCAATGCAAGAGCGTTCTGTAACAGTTGCAGGAACCAATTACCCTTTAAGCTTGCCTTATTTTGTATTGGCAACTCAAAACCCGATTGAGCAAGAAGGTACTTACCCTTTACCAGAAGCACAGTTAGACCGTTTCATGTTCTCTATAAATTTAGATTACCCAAGTTTTCAGGAAGAGGTAGATGTTGTAAAGGCAACTACTGGAGACCATAAAGCAACAGTTAACCCTTTATTTACGGCACAAGAAATTATAGATTTTCAACAACTTATAAGGCGCATACCTGTAGCTGATAATGTTATAGAGTATGCAGTTAAAATTGTTGGAAAAACACGTCCTAAATCTTCAGAAGCCTCTAATCTTGTACAAGAGTTTGTAGATTGGGGTGCAGGACCAAGAGCTTCCCAAAACTTAATTTTAGCTGCAAAGACACACGCAGCCACTAGAGGGAAATATTCTCCAGATATTGAAGACGTACAAGCAGTTGCAACAGGTATTCTTAGGCATAGAATGATAAGAAACTACAAAGCAGAAGCAGAAGGCATATCTATAGAGCAGATTATAAAAGACTTATTTTAG
- a CDS encoding peptidylprolyl isomerase yields the protein MQLKIMNLRFSTKYLTVAALIGATVSLTAQETTSDSTAVQTKQVIVTESSTAVTETAAVQDTVKKPFKKFKVDGVAAVVGEYVVLDSDIDKAYIELKSQGISVQDITRCNLTGKLLEDKLYAHHAVIDSIMVNDAEVNAYVDQQIDYMKRQLGTMEKVLNFYQKDNEGEFRAELFEINKQNKLAGEMQRSIVDGIEITPEEVREYFNGIPKEDRPLFGDEIEIAQIIIQPEIPQAERQRVIDRLNEMRRDVLDNGASFATKAVLYSQDTGSRANGGQYSLTRKDPFVKEFKDAAFSLQEGEISEPFETEFGFHILMVDKIRGQTVDVRQVLLVPDTTPESVNAARKQIDSLKTEINKGTITFEDAAVQFSTEEETKQDGGQLINPATGDTRFELTKIDPTIYNQVVNLDENEISPILTEEDRVGRKKFKIMTVTDRYEEHIADYAQDYLKIKELALKEKQLKAIEAWQEEKIDDTYIKINGDYRNCDFASDWLKQN from the coding sequence ATGCAATTAAAAATAATGAATTTGAGATTTTCAACTAAATATTTAACTGTGGCAGCACTAATAGGCGCTACAGTATCACTAACTGCTCAGGAAACAACATCAGATAGTACAGCGGTACAGACTAAGCAAGTTATAGTTACAGAATCTAGCACAGCTGTTACAGAAACAGCCGCAGTTCAAGACACTGTAAAAAAGCCCTTCAAGAAATTTAAGGTAGATGGCGTAGCTGCAGTAGTTGGAGAGTACGTAGTTTTAGATAGTGATATAGATAAGGCATATATAGAGCTAAAAAGTCAAGGTATTTCTGTTCAGGATATAACACGCTGCAATTTAACAGGGAAACTTCTGGAAGATAAGCTTTATGCACACCACGCCGTAATAGATAGTATTATGGTAAATGATGCTGAGGTAAATGCTTACGTAGATCAGCAAATAGATTATATGAAACGTCAATTAGGAACAATGGAAAAGGTTCTTAATTTTTATCAAAAAGATAATGAAGGCGAATTTAGAGCAGAGCTTTTTGAGATTAATAAGCAAAATAAGTTAGCTGGAGAAATGCAACGCTCAATTGTAGATGGTATTGAGATTACACCTGAAGAAGTAAGAGAATACTTTAACGGTATCCCTAAAGAAGACAGGCCCTTGTTTGGAGACGAAATTGAAATCGCTCAAATTATAATTCAGCCAGAAATACCACAAGCAGAACGCCAACGCGTTATAGATCGTCTAAATGAAATGCGTAGAGATGTATTAGATAATGGAGCAAGTTTTGCTACCAAAGCGGTATTGTATTCACAAGATACAGGATCTAGAGCTAATGGTGGTCAATACTCTTTAACACGTAAAGACCCATTTGTAAAAGAATTTAAAGATGCTGCTTTTAGTTTACAAGAAGGTGAAATTAGTGAGCCTTTCGAAACAGAATTTGGATTTCATATCCTTATGGTCGATAAGATAAGAGGACAAACTGTAGATGTAAGACAAGTACTTTTAGTACCAGATACAACACCAGAAAGTGTAAACGCTGCCAGAAAACAAATAGACAGTTTAAAAACTGAAATTAATAAAGGAACTATTACTTTTGAAGATGCTGCAGTTCAATTCTCAACAGAAGAAGAGACAAAGCAAGATGGCGGACAGTTAATTAATCCTGCAACTGGAGATACAAGATTTGAACTTACAAAGATTGATCCTACAATTTACAACCAAGTGGTTAATCTTGATGAAAATGAAATTTCTCCTATTTTAACTGAAGAAGATAGAGTAGGCCGTAAGAAATTTAAGATAATGACAGTTACAGATAGGTATGAAGAGCACATTGCAGATTATGCGCAAGATTACTTGAAAATTAAAGAACTAGCACTTAAGGAAAAACAATTAAAGGCCATTGAAGCTTGGCAAGAAGAAAAAATTGACGATACTTACATTAAAATAAATGGCGATTACAGAAATTGTGATTTTGCTAGTGACTGGTTAAAACAAAATTAA
- a CDS encoding peptidylprolyl isomerase, with protein sequence MKLYRFLFVFCLLIAGNTIAQELDKQIIMTLDGEPVYASDFVRVYQKNLDLVQDESQKDVDEYLKLFIDYRLKLREAYEQGLDTTLKFQREFKTYRNQFARNFLTDNNVSEALVQEAYDRTVNEVNASHILIRVNQNATPEDTLKAYSKIKDIREKAVNGRSFETLAKTYSEDPSAKKNGGELGWFTALKMVYAFEEQAYTVPVGDVSEPFRTRFGYHILKVNDRRASAGEVEVAHIMVSPKPKDTVFNPKDRIEELYLKVKQGEDFGVLAKQFSDDRNSARREGKLDRFGSGKLNSEVFEKKAFSLTKAGQVTEPFETQYGWHIIKLIDRFPIPSFNEMRGELEKKVTKDSRANLISDALVAGLKDHYSIGDFSEAKSFFSAYVTKDVKDGNWAISDNSTLDQPLFKLRDSVFKYRDFAKFIYNKQVNKGLSGDKNTAINNWLKEYVDGKVLAYHRDHLEQEDKEFSNIVSEYRDGLLLFDLMEMNIWNKAKKDTLGLKTYYETNKQNYLWDKRVNVTMAKVNNKTDAKKVRNLMKKGVSEVDVKSQINSDESMTTLFSNGTFNVEDEVLPKKLKIKQGISKVYEEDNYYTVVNIKDVLPAGPKTFKEAKGTIVSDYQDYLEKNWIAALRTKYSVNINDDTVNLIKTKLED encoded by the coding sequence ATGAAATTATATCGGTTCTTATTTGTGTTTTGCTTACTTATTGCGGGCAACACAATTGCGCAAGAATTAGATAAACAGATAATAATGACTTTAGATGGTGAGCCAGTTTACGCATCTGATTTTGTTAGGGTTTATCAAAAAAATTTAGATTTAGTTCAAGATGAGTCTCAAAAGGATGTCGATGAATATTTAAAGCTTTTTATAGATTATAGGTTAAAACTACGTGAAGCCTATGAGCAAGGATTAGATACTACACTTAAGTTTCAACGAGAGTTTAAAACATACAGAAACCAGTTTGCACGTAACTTCTTAACAGATAATAATGTTTCAGAAGCATTAGTTCAAGAAGCTTATGATCGTACTGTAAATGAAGTTAACGCCAGTCATATATTAATAAGAGTAAATCAAAATGCTACGCCAGAAGATACATTAAAAGCATATTCTAAGATTAAAGATATTAGAGAGAAAGCTGTAAATGGTAGGTCTTTTGAAACTTTAGCAAAAACTTATTCTGAAGATCCTTCTGCTAAGAAAAATGGAGGTGAACTAGGATGGTTTACTGCTCTTAAGATGGTTTACGCCTTTGAAGAGCAAGCGTATACAGTTCCAGTTGGAGATGTGTCTGAACCTTTTAGAACAAGATTTGGCTATCATATCTTAAAAGTTAATGATAGAAGAGCATCTGCTGGTGAAGTTGAAGTTGCCCATATAATGGTATCGCCAAAACCTAAAGACACCGTTTTTAATCCAAAAGACAGGATTGAAGAATTGTATTTAAAAGTAAAGCAAGGAGAAGACTTTGGTGTGCTTGCTAAACAATTTAGTGATGATAGGAATTCAGCTAGGCGAGAAGGAAAATTAGATAGATTTGGTAGTGGAAAGCTAAATTCTGAAGTTTTTGAGAAAAAAGCATTTTCATTAACAAAAGCAGGACAAGTTACAGAGCCGTTCGAAACTCAATACGGCTGGCATATTATAAAACTTATTGATAGGTTTCCTATTCCTAGTTTTAACGAGATGCGTGGAGAATTAGAGAAAAAAGTAACAAAAGACTCTAGAGCAAACTTAATTAGTGATGCTTTGGTTGCTGGCTTAAAGGATCATTATTCTATTGGTGATTTTTCTGAAGCTAAATCTTTCTTTAGCGCTTATGTCACTAAAGACGTAAAAGATGGAAATTGGGCTATTTCAGATAACAGCACATTAGATCAACCATTATTTAAATTAAGAGATTCTGTATTTAAGTATAGAGATTTCGCAAAATTCATTTATAATAAACAGGTAAATAAAGGCTTAAGTGGCGATAAAAATACTGCTATAAACAATTGGTTAAAAGAATATGTAGATGGTAAGGTGTTGGCCTATCACCGTGATCATTTGGAACAGGAAGATAAAGAGTTCTCTAATATTGTTTCAGAATATAGAGATGGTCTTTTGTTGTTCGATCTTATGGAAATGAACATTTGGAATAAAGCAAAAAAAGACACTTTAGGATTAAAAACTTATTACGAGACTAACAAACAAAATTACCTTTGGGATAAACGCGTAAACGTTACTATGGCTAAGGTTAATAATAAAACAGACGCCAAAAAAGTTAGAAATTTAATGAAGAAAGGTGTTTCTGAAGTTGATGTTAAATCACAAATTAATAGTGATGAATCTATGACCACCTTATTTTCTAATGGTACGTTTAATGTAGAAGATGAGGTATTGCCTAAAAAATTAAAAATTAAGCAAGGTATTTCTAAAGTGTATGAAGAAGACAATTATTACACTGTAGTAAACATTAAAGATGTGTTACCTGCTGGTCCTAAAACTTTTAAAGAAGCTAAAGGAACTATTGTAAGTGACTATCAAGATTATTTAGAGAAAAACTGGATTGCGGCATTAAGAACAAAATATTCTGTAAATATTAATGATGATACAGTAAACCTTATAAAAACAAAGCTTGAAGACTAA
- a CDS encoding SRPBCC family protein has translation MKYSSQIIIELPREKTISIFDNAENMKHWQRGLIHYKQLSGDFGAEGAKMQLDYKMGKRELTMIETIIKNDLPDLLITSYDTKGVYNIQTNRFEITSNGHTKWTSESEFRFNNLMMKIMGFLMPGAFKKQSLKYMKDFKAFAEDNKSVLD, from the coding sequence ATGAAATATAGCTCTCAAATAATTATAGAATTGCCACGAGAAAAAACCATCTCCATATTTGATAATGCTGAGAACATGAAGCATTGGCAAAGAGGACTTATACACTACAAACAGCTTAGTGGTGATTTTGGTGCAGAAGGCGCCAAAATGCAACTAGACTATAAAATGGGAAAACGGGAACTTACAATGATTGAAACTATTATTAAAAACGATCTTCCTGATTTGCTCATTACATCTTATGACACCAAAGGCGTTTATAATATTCAAACAAATCGTTTTGAAATTACTTCTAACGGGCATACTAAGTGGACATCTGAATCTGAGTTCCGTTTTAACAACTTAATGATGAAAATTATGGGGTTTCTTATGCCAGGCGCATTTAAAAAACAATCTTTAAAATATATGAAAGATTTTAAAGCCTTTGCAGAAGACAATAAAAGTGTATTAGATTAA
- a CDS encoding toxin-antitoxin system YwqK family antitoxin, translated as MKKLLVLITVLSSISLFSQNAINQFDSNGKRHGLWKKTYEGYDQLRYQGTFEHGKEVGEFMFYKPKYGKQPSAIKTYSKDTDLVLVSYFTKKGKLISKGQLKDRLRTGKWEYYHNNTDAIMMIEHYKDDKLHGKKTAYFDNGNITEEYNYINGNKEGDYKLYSLNGVLLQHLNYKNNELHGAALFYNGKGEVTKKGQYKNGRKDGYWQYYDQGNLTEEIFFPINTSRKKG; from the coding sequence ATGAAAAAATTGTTAGTCTTAATTACGGTTCTATCTAGCATATCACTTTTTTCTCAAAATGCTATAAACCAATTTGACAGTAATGGAAAACGTCATGGGTTATGGAAAAAAACGTACGAAGGATATGACCAATTAAGATATCAAGGTACTTTTGAGCACGGAAAAGAAGTTGGTGAGTTTATGTTTTACAAGCCAAAATATGGCAAACAGCCTTCTGCTATCAAAACATATTCAAAAGATACAGACCTTGTCTTGGTATCTTATTTTACAAAAAAGGGAAAACTTATAAGTAAAGGGCAATTAAAAGATAGGCTAAGGACTGGTAAATGGGAGTATTATCACAATAACACAGACGCTATTATGATGATAGAACATTATAAAGACGATAAGCTTCACGGAAAAAAAACTGCATATTTCGATAACGGAAATATTACAGAGGAATACAATTATATTAACGGTAATAAAGAAGGAGACTACAAACTTTACTCACTTAACGGTGTTTTGCTACAACACCTTAATTACAAAAATAATGAGCTACACGGCGCGGCACTATTTTATAACGGTAAAGGTGAAGTAACAAAAAAAGGTCAATATAAAAATGGTAGAAAAGACGGTTACTGGCAATATTATGACCAAGGAAATTTAACTGAAGAAATTTTCTTTCCTATTAACACCTCTAGAAAGAAAGGTTAG
- the mnmA gene encoding tRNA 2-thiouridine(34) synthase MnmA, with the protein MKSVVVGLSGGVDSSVSAYLLKEQGYEVIGLFMKNWHDDTVTISDECPWLDDSNDAMLVAEKLGIPFQTVDLSEEYKERIVDYMFNEYKNGRTPNPDVLCNREIKFDVFMKIAMSLGADYVATGHYCRKSSIEKDGETIYQLLSGKDNNKDQSYFLCQLSQEQLSKTLFPIGELQKSEVRKIAAEQDLVTADKKDSQGLCFIGKVRLPDFLQQQLKPKEGDIVEIDSTLDQYAKDTKEDFNTTEEELAYLSKKFTYNFEDGKVVGKHQGAHYFTKGQRKGLGVGGTPEPLFVIDTDVEENIIYTGQGKQHPGLYRRGLFVSPHEIHWIREDLKLDTGDTMNVMARIRYRQTLEKATLHQTEHGLYVIFDNPQSAIAEGQFVAWYQDEELIGSGVIS; encoded by the coding sequence ATGAAAAGTGTAGTAGTAGGACTTAGTGGTGGTGTAGACAGTAGTGTTTCTGCATATTTACTTAAAGAACAAGGTTATGAGGTTATTGGCTTGTTTATGAAAAACTGGCATGATGATACTGTAACCATAAGTGATGAGTGCCCTTGGCTGGATGACAGTAATGATGCTATGCTTGTAGCCGAAAAATTAGGTATACCATTTCAAACTGTAGATTTAAGCGAAGAGTACAAAGAACGTATAGTTGACTATATGTTTAATGAATACAAAAACGGACGCACCCCAAATCCAGATGTGCTTTGTAATCGTGAAATTAAGTTTGATGTCTTTATGAAGATTGCAATGTCTTTAGGAGCAGACTATGTAGCCACAGGACATTATTGCAGAAAAAGCAGTATAGAAAAGGATGGTGAAACCATTTACCAATTATTGTCTGGAAAAGATAATAATAAAGACCAATCTTACTTTTTATGTCAACTTTCTCAAGAGCAATTATCTAAAACATTATTTCCAATTGGTGAGTTGCAAAAGAGTGAAGTAAGAAAAATTGCAGCTGAGCAAGATTTAGTTACCGCAGACAAAAAAGACTCTCAAGGTCTTTGTTTTATAGGAAAAGTAAGGCTTCCAGATTTCTTGCAACAACAATTAAAACCTAAGGAAGGAGATATCGTAGAGATTGACTCAACTTTAGACCAATACGCAAAAGACACTAAAGAAGACTTTAATACAACTGAAGAAGAGTTGGCTTACCTGTCTAAAAAGTTTACATATAATTTTGAAGATGGTAAAGTAGTTGGCAAACACCAAGGTGCACATTATTTTACAAAAGGACAACGTAAAGGTTTAGGTGTAGGCGGTACTCCAGAACCATTATTTGTAATTGATACAGATGTAGAAGAAAACATTATATACACAGGCCAAGGAAAACAGCATCCAGGTTTATATAGGCGAGGCCTTTTTGTTAGCCCTCATGAAATACATTGGATTCGTGAAGATTTAAAACTTGATACAGGTGACACTATGAATGTTATGGCACGTATCAGGTATCGTCAAACTTTAGAAAAAGCAACATTACACCAAACCGAACACGGCTTATATGTAATTTTCGACAACCCTCAATCTGCCATTGCAGAAGGACAATTTGTAGCTTGGTATCAAGACGAAGAACTTATTGGTAGCGGTGTAATATCTTAA
- a CDS encoding NAD(P)H-dependent flavin oxidoreductase → MTTNRITELFNIKYPIIQGGMIWASGWKLASAVSNAGGLGLIGSGSMYPEVLREHIQKCKKATDKPFGVNIPLLYPNMEEIVQIIIDEGVKIVFSSAGNPKTWTSHLQSHGITVVHVVSSVKFALKAQEAGVNAVVAEGFEAGGHNGREETTTLALIPMVKEQLDIPLIAAGGIANGKSMLSVMILGADGVQVGSRFVATPEASSHQNFKDLVLKAKEGDTQLTLKELAPVRMLKNKFFNQVIELYSKNPSKEDLIELLGRARAKKGMFEGDLDDGELEIGQISGLIHDIKPAGKIVEDMVSEFKIAKEMLPTF, encoded by the coding sequence ATGACAACTAACAGAATCACAGAGCTTTTCAATATAAAATACCCTATTATTCAAGGTGGCATGATATGGGCAAGCGGCTGGAAACTAGCAAGTGCTGTTAGTAATGCGGGTGGACTTGGCCTTATTGGCTCAGGCTCTATGTATCCAGAAGTATTAAGAGAGCACATTCAAAAATGTAAGAAAGCAACAGACAAGCCTTTTGGAGTTAACATTCCTCTACTTTATCCTAATATGGAGGAAATTGTTCAAATTATTATAGATGAAGGTGTAAAGATTGTTTTTTCATCTGCTGGAAATCCAAAAACATGGACTTCTCATTTGCAGTCTCACGGTATCACTGTTGTTCACGTGGTTAGTAGCGTAAAGTTTGCTTTAAAAGCTCAAGAAGCTGGCGTAAATGCCGTAGTAGCAGAAGGTTTTGAAGCAGGCGGACATAATGGTAGAGAAGAGACAACTACTTTAGCATTAATACCAATGGTAAAAGAACAATTAGACATCCCATTAATTGCTGCTGGTGGTATTGCAAACGGAAAAAGTATGCTCTCAGTTATGATATTAGGAGCAGATGGTGTACAAGTTGGAAGTCGATTTGTAGCTACACCCGAAGCATCTTCCCACCAAAACTTTAAAGATTTAGTTCTAAAAGCAAAAGAAGGCGACACACAATTAACGCTTAAGGAACTTGCACCTGTAAGAATGCTGAAAAATAAATTCTTCAACCAAGTTATAGAGCTTTATAGCAAAAACCCTTCTAAAGAAGATTTAATTGAATTATTAGGCAGAGCTAGAGCTAAAAAAGGAATGTTTGAAGGTGATCTAGATGATGGCGAACTAGAAATTGGACAAATTTCAGGGCTAATTCACGATATAAAACCTGCAGGGAAAATTGTTGAAGACATGGTTTCAGAATTTAAAATAGCTAAAGAAATGTTACCTACTTTTTAG
- a CDS encoding DUF922 domain-containing protein: MGNFKTLAVFLLLGMVSLGYTQQKISYDDHPVLTWSDFKGAPVYDSEFHANTNSGFSYTWSYKTTNGEVDLQYEVYSTFYPNGSWVHPDHKTDKLLKHEQAHFDISEIHARKLRKAMQAYKPGRNIRKDLQKLYNDIELERVKMQGEFDLESAHSMNSQAEMKWQAHIAKELDKLKEYAKK; this comes from the coding sequence ATGGGTAATTTTAAAACTTTAGCGGTCTTTTTACTTTTGGGTATGGTGTCACTTGGGTATACCCAACAAAAAATATCCTATGATGATCATCCGGTATTAACTTGGAGTGATTTTAAAGGCGCTCCAGTTTACGACTCAGAATTTCATGCTAATACAAATTCTGGCTTTTCATATACGTGGTCTTATAAAACTACAAATGGCGAAGTAGATTTACAATACGAAGTATATAGTACATTTTATCCTAATGGATCTTGGGTGCATCCAGATCATAAGACAGATAAGCTTTTAAAGCACGAGCAAGCACATTTTGATATAAGCGAAATTCACGCCCGTAAGCTAAGAAAAGCTATGCAGGCTTATAAGCCAGGTAGAAATATTAGAAAAGATTTACAAAAGCTTTATAATGATATAGAGCTTGAGCGTGTTAAGATGCAAGGTGAATTTGATTTAGAAAGCGCCCATAGCATGAATTCTCAAGCTGAAATGAAATGGCAAGCACATATTGCAAAAGAGCTGGATAAATTAAAAGAGTACGCTAAAAAGTAG